Within the Taeniopygia guttata chromosome 1, bTaeGut7.mat, whole genome shotgun sequence genome, the region CAACTCAGAATAATCTTTAAATTTGTGATCTTTCATGTCCCCTCCAATCAAAACTATTCTGTGATCTATGGCTGTTTGGCAGGACCAGCTCtttgcaataaatatttttgcccTGAGATCATATCACATGTGATTGTGATCTTAACTTACCCAGATTctacacaagaaaaaaactgttATTGCTGTTGTTTTGCATGTCTCTGTTAAAAATCTACGACAAATATCACATTATTTTGGACTAACATTATTTCTGTAATGTTAAAGATTCCCTTTCTGTGAACAGCATATAAGCATTAAAGGAACTTCTATTTATCAGTAAGAGAGGCTCAGAAAATGACAGCCCTGAAAAGAACCTCATACACTTGAGAAGCTCCTGGGATCAGACTAACTTCTAATGCAAAACATCAGAGAACTATGACACTGAGTGAGAAAATATGACTTTCTGATCATTTGAGAGTTCTTCTTGCACCTGTTATTTATATTCAATGCATTTGGAAGGAGGCTTGAATAAGGGGCAACAATTTAATCAGACTTTCTAAGGCTTTTTGTGGTGGGATTACAGACCAAGAAGAGTACTCAAGAGACAGAgacttaatttgttttctatCTTAAATCAAAGCGGATGCAGTTACTCATTCCCAAGTTGATAACAAAGAAAATCTATGTACAGTACCAAAAGCAAATAACTTTTGCTGACTTCACTGATCTTTTAGGGCTCTTggttttaaggagaaaaatctAGAGGCTTTCACATGCTACCAAAATTCAAACACCACACTTTTAAGCTTTGATGATTCTTTGCTCCATAGGCTTCTCCAAGTCCTTGCTCTTAGCAAGTCCATAGTCAGGTTTGAATATTCTGTGTCATTAAGGTAATGACAAAAATTATTATCTGGAGAATAAATCAAAGGATTTTTGGTGGGGATTAAACTGgcagcactttttaaaatgttgggttaaaaatgagctttttccttaaatttcaGTAAACTGTAGTTAATCTTCTATCATCAGACTAAAACCTGGGATTTCATCTAGTTTTAGTCTAGTTTTTGCTGTCTTTGTTTTATCCAGTAGATTATTAAGATGTGCAACATGATAAATGACTGTCCTTGAAAGGATGATTTGCAACATTGTTGCATATTATAGAAAAGTACAGTGTCAAAATTGTTTAAAGCTAGGCTGCAAATTGCTTAAAGATGGTCCTAAACTGCAGAATTCTCATCTCCACTGAGCAAGAAGATCATGGTCTCTTTGTCCTAGTTTGGCATACCATGACAGAGCtgacaccttttttttttctttttttttttttttttttttttttttaattcaagtgAGCAATTCAGCCTAAAACTCCTGTAAAATAAACTGGTGACACACCAAACCTTGCCTAGTGCAAACCATGAAAAATCTTTGTCTACTTctcctgtggggaaaaaaaaaatgttctgaagATAATAGAGGCATGAATTCAATTGTTTATGAAAGAAATTGTGCCTAATAACCCTTTCTATGCAAACCACAGAACTTTCCAACATCCAGGAGGCATCTTCTGAtcttctgtatttaaaaaaacccaactaacAAACCCTCCTTCTCCCTGTTTTCTACTTTGGTTCAGAGAAGCTGAATTGCTAAATGGAGATTACAAAACAGGGGTGCTTCTTGAAGCACTTTAAAGTATTTAAGAACAAGAATAAGATGTTTAGATAACTTATTCCTCCATTTAAATGAATGGcccaaaagggaaaaatctctGTCTCTTAGTCACCACTGGCTGAAATGGAAAGTAAAAGGCCTCAGACTGAACTTAAGCTTGAATGAACCAGATGCAAAGTTGGCACATGGCTCAAGGAACTGCCCAAAGGTTTTTCAGAACCTCAGTGTCAACAACGCTAGAAGAACAGGACCATGTGTATTTTGGGGCAAGACATCAACACATGGTAAAAACCACCCTGCAACAACACCAATAGAAATAAAACTTAATGGTTTCATAATCACGTTTTCATTGCTCATGGAGATGCAACATTTCCCTTCAACACCATGTCTTACACATCTTTCACTGCAGTGCTCTATCCTCAGCTCTTTACAGGAGAAGACTAATAATTTCAAGAAATAAGCATGAATATAGTTATGATCAGATCCTCCCCTTGGTAAACTCTGCAGACTGCTGTGAatccagaaattattttcttatcagTTACATTAAAATGGACAAGAAGAAAGCcttccacttaaaaaaaaaaatttctttccagtAGCAAATctctttgttaaaaaaaaaaaaaagttaaactgAATGTTTTATTAGCATGAGAATAATTTAAAGCAGCATTTGAATACCAAATACAATAGCACCGTCTTTTGTACTGTTTGTGCCATATGTACGGGAGATTATTTAATCTTCTAATTTATCATTGCAAGGTATAAAAATTGAGAGAATTTCACATAGACTAAATTAACCTGAAGACATAGCATTTCCACCCAGTGTATGACTTTGTAAAGCAGAGTGAGTATATGAAAATTTTTGCCATCATTGACATGCATTTGTCGTTCAGCAGGAATATCAAAATGTATTATTACATCCAGCAACCTTCACAAAAGACCAGCAAATAGATTTTTCTCTTAACTAATGGGACTAGTTAATGGACATTCTGGAGAAAAGGTACAGCTTGCAATCATGTCAAAGTCCAGCTGAAAACTGAATTCATATGCAGGATATTAATTATCCAGAATTAATCCAACTAATCCAGATTGTgaccattttaaaataatgggCTTTAAGATTTTAAGATAATGGGTTCCCTACTTTTTATTGTTGATATTTAAGTGcttatatttcatatttatattttcctatGCATGTTTCTATTTTCCTGTGCAGTTTTTGAGGCTTTTTGCTTGGATAATTTTGGCCCATAAATGTGCAGGGTAGGccaaaaactttttttaaaaaagcttgtTGTTATTTGAGAAAAACTTACAGTTAGTTCATATATAtccttttatttcaaattcaCAGTCCTCAGTCTGAAGTTAAACCATCCTACAGATCAATGAAAGTTCAGAATATACCCTGAGAAAATACTGCTCTTGATACACTCATAAATATTAATTACATTTATAGGATAACAATATAAAATTCTACCACAGGTCTTTACAGTTAttaaagagcaggaaaaaaatacagatagaAATGATGTGAGTAATTATTAGTGTTTCTAGAACTTTAAACTCTCTTCTACAGTTTGCCAGACATTTCTTTCGCACTGTTCCTCTCACCCCTCCAATTTTAACAGGAATAGTTGGAATAAAATTAATCTTATACTgataataagaagaaaaatgctaTGGCTTCTAATAATACAGACCATCATATAGTATGCAACAGAAGCTACTAAAGCAAACTCTTTAACAGtaaaattcaaacaaaatagTAAGCCATCAGTATTTACAAACAACCACAAACAGTTAAAATGTCACAGAACAGATGTAATAATAAACACAATTCAAAAACCAGGTACACCTATGCCAAGGCAAATACACtgcacattttaatttttcaggagGAAATGTAAGACGTAACAGCTAAAGGAAtgacaaagcaaaaagaaacaaagtacAAATATAATGATTCTCAAAGGTTAATGGTTACACCACAGGCTTATAGTCACTGATCACATTTTTACTAGCTATGCCTGCAGataattctctttttcccctgAAGACGGCAGGACTATTATGTGTTGATTTTGTGTGCATTTTTAGTTGTCTTTTCTAGAAATGCAAATCTCGAAAATTAGCATTGTAGAGCCCAAAAACTAAGAAAAACAATTGGTAATACATTGGAACAAAAAATTTATTGTAGAAACAGAAATTCAGTACTTTCATACTGTCAAACTAATAATAATATgcacttggaaagaaaagcaaaatcttattttaaatggCATTTGCTAAAGCTACATTAACAAAAGGATTTGTGGCCCTGTCACGAAAAAACATTGACCCTTGACCTTTTTTCAGTTTAGAAAAGGAGAATAGCCAGAATCTTGTGTATCAAACAAATGTTTGTTTTGTATAAACCTTCTCCCAGTTTTCTTAGTATGCTgcaaaagcagagggaaagaaaaaaataaaaaaggcaatgaaaaaaagaaaagaagaagaaactgCCCCAAACGAAAGGCTCGATTCAGAAACAGTGCAAGGCTGCTTCTAAGCAGtcatgtgactttttttttgctaacaGCCATGTGCTCGCGTATCATTTTACTCTGAAATAACTCTGCGGATTTCAGCTCAACCTGCCTTTGCTTATAATGCATGACATAGCCTGTGAGGGAGCCTGAGAACTGTCCCTCTTCAAAAGCAAGGTTCCCATGCTTGGCCTGTAACCATGGAAGCAGATGCCTTTTTTGCTTACCCCTGCTTACCTCTTTGCAGCCACGAGCTGCTCCCTATTGTTAAAAGGGGTACGCCTTGATTTTTCTTCGTCGTGACTGAACTTGCCTCTTCTTCAAAGGGCACGATGCTGCAGGTCATTGGTCTAGACTGTTTGCACGGTCCAGAGAACAGCCTTGATGTAACCCTTGCTCCGTCTGTGCCACACCACCAGCCGTGCGACTGCAGACTGTAGGGGGACATCGGAGATCTGTATTTGAAAAGAAGTCCGTCCGATTTTGCCATTGTGCCTTTTCAGTCATCGATCGAATGAATATCGAACCTTCTGTCGTTGCATGTGTGAAATAGATAGCTTAGCAAGCACTTTTGTGCCCAAACCTGTGCGGTGGGCCAAACTCTTCCTTTATTCACAAGTATTATTGGTTTTTGTAGTGTAGTAATTTCTTAGGAACTTTAATAACAGTGTTTTAATGTTAGACCAGCCTCACAGCAGAATCTCTTTGTTTTAACCCGCTTGGTTTagcacttaattttttttttttttttaaggtgctTTCTCTTAATCATTTCCAGTTGAACATCAGATCTCTTAAAGTGCAAGGGAGGCTGATTTGGAATCAGTATGAACAGCCCAGAATTGTGAGGGGTTTCAAAACAAGATACCGACTGGAGGTTTGCTGCCATAaggctttaaaataaacataagagaaaaacaaatgtgaaCTTGGAaagcttccaaaattaatttaaaaagtaaaaaaatcaaaaaaatattgctttttgcttgtttgttagATACAATAAAGCAGATTGTCTTAAAGAAAAGACAGATATTCTAATAACCATGATAGTGGTGACTAGAACCGTAAAAGAGtttatattcttttttccccttgataCAGAAAAGTATCaatttaatttggaaaagtAACATCTGATAACATAGGGTTTTGCTCTTCTGTACCAGTGCAAAACCAGTTTCGATACTCACTggtcaacttttttttttaaatatatattttattttaaagatgaaaCAGTTAAATGCTCACTgcaagaaataatgaaaatcatGCTAAACCACTGAGAAAATGTAGCTGAAATGTTCAGTCAAAGAGTTCAACAGAACTCCAGGAATTTCAGGgaggaatgaagaaaaagacTCTCTAACATCTTcgaattataaaaaaaaaaaaaaaacaaaaccaaaaaacaaacagaattgTAGCTAACGTGGAAAATTATATCAGTCGGTAAGCAAGATTTTACTCTTCTTTTAATGGAATGGCAAAATCTCTGATCACTGCTTGTCAAAAAAACCAATAATCTAGTGAAAGCCATCAGCACCTACTCGTTGAACAGCATGCCAGCGTCTACTCTGTTCTAACAAAATTTGGATTGCTTCAAAAAGGGCTTATATATTCTTCAGGGTGCAGCTAACCCAGAGCTGTCTGTATATGACAtcagtatatatatttttgagaTACCACTATCTCATACTTCAAGGCATACCTATTTTCTCTAATTGCCGCAGGCAAAGGGGAGGTGCACTAAAGAATAAAGAAGGTTATTGTGACAGATGAAACATAATTCACAATGAGTACTCTTTTCATCCAGCCTTAAGTAGAAGAGGATTACTCCAAGCTGAATTTTAGGGGAGTATGTATGATCTGATTTAATAATATGAGGACAGGCCACAAGCTGAAAGGCAATATAAACCAATTACGCTTTTGCTGactgtttgtggggttttgttgttggggttcaccccccacccccccaccctttctcttttctggaaatagaagaaatattAACATGAAGAGGGTCTGAAGAAACATGGGAAAAAGTAAGAAATGCCGAGAAATAAAAAGTTGGTATTTTCTGGAATGGATATTGACAAATGCTTATTCTATGTTTCTGCTTCATGACACTTTAATGAAATAAGATCATGCCTTTTCTTCAGTAATTATGCGCTGTGAAAGTAGGTAAACTAATTTTGATACACTTATTGGACTTGTCTTGCTTCCGAGAAATTCATACTTGAGTCTTCTAAAAATGCTGTGTGATGTCAAGTTTAGATGTAGATAACTGTGATAGTAAAATAACTTTCTCCTAAGTGTGTGTACATTGCTTTTCTGAGTCACTGCTTTAATATTTAAACAGTAAATGGGTTATCTTGCATGagtattttatgtttgtttcCTTATAGCAtgctttggaaaagaaatgCTTAGCACAAATTACTGTATTGCATTTAAAAAGGCTTCTTCTTTTTATAGTTTCAGTTTTCATAAAACCACTTTTTTGGATGATCTAAAATTGCACTCAGAACATCTGGACCTTTTAGCTAGTTAAACTGCAGAAACTGCTAAGGTGTCTGgtaaaaaagaaatggaaaatgtccCATTTTGTCTATAGAAATGTTAATTTAGATCAATTGCTTTTTAAAGTAATAGGTAActtaaaaaatccattttaatgtaattttattaaagTATTCATTGATCTTCTCAAAAACATTTCTATAAATTTTGTATAACTTAGTAtgcaaaataaaactatttttagaTATGGATTCTAAATGTCTTCTTTGAGTGTTCATCTTTTTTGAAAAATCCCagacaaaaaaacctaaaccatgagttaaatatttattttcatatatttcggattttttttaattacacaaAATCTTCTTAGAAGCAGAGCTAATAAAACAGAGCTTCTAATTGAAATTTAATTATTACTAGGAGTTAGTTTATATCTTTGAGATTTTGgactgaaatacaaaataaatattaattggAACAGGCTTTCTGTTTTTCAATGCTGCTACATGTTAGACCAGCTAAGACGATTTAACAACTTAACATCTAATGTTCCATAAACAAACAAGCAAGGAAACAGCATAAAAACAAGCACatgaaattattatattttataaaccAGAAAAGAACAATGCTGTTTTGTCTTTCTAGGGGCTGTTACTGAATTATTCTCATGCATAATACAATTTCGTGTCATTCTTAAATGCAAACTTAAAACCAATGTAAGAATTTCACGAACACCATAAGCAATTAGGTGGATTTTGGTGAACAAGCAATATGCATTAATCACACAGCAGTACTATATTTTAAGGAAAGAATAAGCAGTCAGAAAATTTATAAAATGCAGTAAGAAAGCTGCTAGGTTGAAAGcatacattttaatattttagttCGCGAGAGGAGCGGCAGCCAAAAGACCATTCTAACCACCTGACAAACAGCAACAAACAACAGCTCTCaagtcaaaatatttattaggGTGTCATGTCAATGTACAGGCTAGCATATGTGCCAAGGAGAAATTATTCTATTATCTTCAGCTGAGTGAACCAGCAACAATGAACGTACAGATTTGTAAATATACATGGAACTGAGAATGTTCTTTCAAATCATGCATCCATTTAATTTTCactgataatttaaaaactaCATCAAAAAGTGTGAAGTACAAGTTACATTAATTCCTGTGACAATTTTAATCCAAATGTTATTGTTGCTCTGTCACTTTGCACTTGTAATCCATAGTAAAGTTTCTTAGTAAGAAATATATACTTTAGCTTTTGTTTAAGGATTCAAGTGGCATTTTAGCTACACTGAATGAcattattttaagcaatatatCTTCTATTAATAAACTTTcaaaaaacatgtattttaggGGCATTTATATCGGTAGACTTGTTTTGTtctcttcaaaattattttgaagtatAATTTATTATTGACATAGCACATAAAACTTTCAGCAAAATTGCAGATAAATGTTGTCTTTGGAAAAGTAGGGAAAAGAGCACAACAGATGACGCCTGTATGCAACAAAAGAATCCCTTAAGATTAATAATGTTTTAATACTGAAACAAATCACAAGCGCTCATATAATTTCCAAATCCAAAATTATAGAGTATTacacattattttaattcttttctgcGAAACATACATTGGGCGGAATGAATATATGCCAAATTCACCACGCAGTTTTTAATTGCCAgtgttgaaattttttttttaaagagaagagggaggggaaaagagcTCTTCCCCTCCTCTACAAACTGCTATGATTTAAAGTAAATCTAAGTGTGCAGGTACAGTTGTCTCATCCCATAGTCTATAAAGCTTTAAAAACCTACGTCTGAAATTAAGATTTGTAATATTTTGGGAGCAACAAAGAATACAGCAACTCAGGAGACAACACTGGGAATGTAGGAAATCACAGACTTTGATTCTATACGACAAGCTGGATAGGAGTCAAAGCTGCCACATGTGGTGTGAAAAAATGCCACCCCGGTGTGAACAAAGGGTTTAAAATGGAGTCAAGAAGCGTGCAAGCTCAATGTCTAAGCTTTTCCTGTGAATTGTACTGCCACAACCTGCAGGATATCAAGTGGGCTGGGAAGAATAGAGTGCCTTTGGAAGCTACAATGGAGTAGCGGTGGCCGTCGGTGCGTTGGGGTTTCTATTGTTTTGCTCTTCTTGTTTGTGTGGCGCCACAATGCGCTGCTCTACTTCAGCGAGAAATTAAACTCTAAGCACCAAAAATAAAGTCACAAAATTCACCGAGAAACTGATGAATGCAGTAAGTTGGATCTTGCTTATTGTAGTCCTGGATCACAGCTCAATGAGAGAATTTACTAGCTGGATTGTGCATTTTACTGGGGCCTGAACCGCAATCTCACacatgcaaaaaagaaaaaaaagttgttcaTAAATATCTCTATGGCCTTTTACCGAGATAATCATTGCAATAAGATAAACATTTGTTAGGTTTATTCAAATAGATAGAATGTTTTGCACCTTCTTTCCATCAACAGCTTTCCTCTTTTTATTACAATATAAAGCTATTAATCTGCACATTCAGTTCAGAAAGAactatcttttaaaaataatctattaTAGTGCACGTAATAGCAACCTAAAAATGTATGGGTCACACACTCACAAAACTGCTATGCTAACACTGTTCAACAGAGACGGTACAAGAAATCATAAATATTCTGcctaaataaaggaaaatgccATGTAGTTAAGGcaaaaggaataataaaaaagaaaacagtcaaatatattttccaaaaatatgCGAACAGCAAAAAGTACAATTTCCTTGACGAAAATAAAATTGTTActaaattcctgaaaaaaaagaattaaaatccGAGAAAGCACACAAGCAAAATCCAATAAACAGTAGATTTTCTAAGAATTAAAGAGCCCTCTGATTTCCTATattacatttgcattttttattaaGGATTAGGTCAAAAGCCACTGATTTTTAGTTTATGAATGCAGGTCAAGACaagaacatttttctatttACTCTGTGTAACTCTGTATAGAAATCAATCCGTTACTTTCATTACAACCACACAATCAATTCCATTTAAAGTACAATGCAACAACCAAGTCCAAGGACAATATGGATCACTGAAAATCCTTCATACTCTCCACAGAATTTATTCAGTTTGACTGGGAcgatttttcttctcattagTATTCACCAAGCTTTCACAAACAAACTTATCCCTGCTTCACCTGTTTTTAGCCCAACGtgtaaaccaaaacaaagcaaacaccAATTTACTGATACTACTTCATTGTGTAAGTATTGCTCTTCAGTAAACACAAATTATCTCTTAGAAAACAGTTCTTTGTGCCTTAGTCACACTGAGCCACAAATATTTCTTCGACTGCAATAAGACAGGACGACATGCTACATAAACCATACAACATCCACACATGCAGACACACATGATGAATGTAGACGATGCATTTAAGCACTCTGTCTTAACTATTTTTTATCACCTTACAAACACTTGTAAACATGCTCCTCTCTCTCATTTTTCACTCCCTCAAAATGCTCTTTTGAAGTTCCTAGGGGACACAAATACaaggtatttaaaaaatgcaaaatattataAATGTCTTTTCCTACATTCCCAAAGAATTTGCTATGATCCTTTAGATACATGCAATTTACCATTTTTATAATAGTTCATAATTTCATAACATTTTCATATGTTCAAAAATGCtcataatttatttaatgtttgtagTACAACATTTTAAAACCTAGAGATACTATCAGATTTTAAAACTGTAAAACTCCAAACAGTACTTTTATTtatggtatttttatttattttaattaatcaaGCATATTTTGCTGGTttccttttgttcccagccTACTTTCCCAACTTAGTTTCTCCGGCATCTTAGCATTTGTTggggttttaaaaaattattttatctttctgcCTGCCTGAAACAGAAGCCTGtcaaaaaaatactttaaaaataacagaacaGACTGAAAAATGTCCTGTTCGGAGATCTGTGTCCAATAAAATCTTATCTTGAATATTCTCAGCATTTGTTCcttatttgttcttttattgATCACTTTGTTCAACTACATGTGTCTTTTCCCAAGAAGatatcagaaaatgaaaaatgaatcttGGAATATTGCTTCAGAATGTGCAGCCCGATGCAGACTAACAACGCAGAGGCTGCGTTTCCACATCCAATGTTTCCTCAGCTTTGATAATTTGATATATGTAATCTCTGGGTGTTTCTTAGGATGCCATCTCCTTTTTTTAATCCAACATATGTATTTAAGTCGCTCTTAAATTGCTGTCTCTGCCAAGTGGCCATTCAGTTAGCAGCCTCCTCTCTTGGGCAGAAGCCAGCACTGCACACATGTACATACACACGTGTGCACGTACAGGTGGGAATGGGGCTGTTCTGCCTTGTTATTTCAGCTGAGTCTCAAACTGGGGCTCTCGTGAGCCATTTACATTTATCTCTGCCAAGCCTCACTGGATGTATTTCGGTCATAAAGAAAATTGCATAATGCCAAATTTCTTACTCACATATAACAGCACGTAAATAGGCGAAGGGTTCACAGCACTGTAAGGGGAGAAACTGTTCTGACAGACTTGCAGTTTTCCCCACTGCAAACCTTAAACAAGCATACATAAACATCTTTTTCCTCTTGTTCAGCTGTGTTTACTTGCCACTGCTTCCCTCCCCTGGTTTCCAGCAGCTCATTTCTCCCCACCTCCTgaacctgtttattttctttctcctgcctATCTGCCAGCTGCACTGCTGAAggatcccccaaaatctgcagTCCCACACATACTTGTCCCAGGGCCACCCTGAGCACATGAGTGGGGTGCAGGGCTGAACAGGTTAATTCTGTACAGGCAGGCAGAGGCAAAACTCAGGCTTCGAGGATACAAAGCTGGGCAGTTTGGAAGGATTGCATTAAATGTAAGATGTAATATCTGCAAGTGAGACAGCAGGGATACTGttggaagagaaaaattcaCTTTCCCAGAATGCTCTCCATCTATTCAGACATTAAACAGCTGAAACATGTGCACTGCAGAGGTTAAGCTTGTCTGCTGAGAGCAGGACACTGAGCCACTGAGCCGCCCCTGCCTCTCCCTCTGACTACTCCGCCAGCCTGGGGAGCCTGACACCAATTTCACCAGCAATCTGCCCCCAGGGGCTATTTTAAGACTGTCCCAGACTCATCTGCAAAGCTGGCCCCAGAGAGCCAGCTCAGGTCTGTTTAACATGCTACAGAACAGCTATGTAATCCAGTTCAGAGCCTGCAAAAAAGCAATTTAAGGGATCTTTATTTATTAGCAGAAAACAATTCCAAGCTTTCCTCACTCAGCTGTGTAAATTAACAAACAAGGCTTTCTCCTGGCTAAAATGCACACTGGACCAGCACAGTAACCATCTCCAAA harbors:
- the LOC115492903 gene encoding uncharacterized protein isoform X8; translation: MPRSALSRTGRGERLLRMRSPMSPYSLQSHGWWCGTDGARVTSRLFSGPCKQSRPMTCSIVPFEEEASSVTTKKNQGVPLLTIGSSSWLQRGVQLPFQVHSCHSISLQDCVCCSTSCRAREANLRSMHIAIPSVKLSQFQKF
- the LOC115492903 gene encoding uncharacterized protein isoform X9, whose product is MPRSALSRTGRGERLLRMRSPMSPYSLQSHGWWCGTDGARVTSRLFSGPCKQSRPMTCSIVPFEEEASSVTTKKNQGVPLLTIGSSSWLQRGVQLPFQVHSCHSISLQDCVCCSTSCRFLLQCVLLQLVNFV
- the LOC115492903 gene encoding uncharacterized protein isoform X7, with product MPRSALSRTGRGERLLRMRSPMSPYSLQSHGWWCGTDGARVTSRLFSGPCKQSRPMTCSIVPFEEEASSVTTKKNQGVPLLTIGSSSWLQRGVQLPFQVHSCHSISLQDCVCCSTSCRAREANLRSMHIAIPSVCGLLARESQM